The Nitrospirales bacterium genome includes a window with the following:
- the recJ gene encoding single-stranded-DNA-specific exonuclease RecJ yields the protein MLVTKKWNVRKSSPSHVTRLAEDLGLSTLTATVLFHRGFSEVELARQWLTQDRISLHDPFLMADMGRAVDRLHHAIERQEKICCYGDYDVDGISATSLYLSFLRPLGAVVGYYIPDRQREGYGLNEEAVCRLAKEGVKVLVTVDCGTSCHKEVRLAQELGLDVIITDHHQILGPHPEAFAFLNPQRADCRYPFKGLCSGGLAFKVASSYCSRYVDADVDVAALSDLAALATLADMVPLQDENRVLVRHGLNQMGDNARTGVDALKKSAGISGSVSEGMVAFRLAPMINAAGRLAHARLGVDLLTSESPQEALAVAQQLANLNNQRRELEQESVEEAIEMIDESVTPSALVVGSRRWHVGVVGIVASRLVERFARPAIVVAFNAQGFGRGSVRSVPGLDVCQLLTRCSDLLAGFGGHPAAAGIQIQETQFEAFQDRFSQITKVSLEDGGFTPSLDVDAPVALQQIQPRLLREFEQLQPFGVGNPEPVFLGQQVTVLEQRVLGKDHLKLIVRQGRSVPFECLGFRMGAIEPLRRLERRMIDMVFVPEINRWKGLDRIQLRIRDIKVRGQGRHLAC from the coding sequence ATGTTGGTGACCAAAAAGTGGAATGTGCGCAAAAGTAGCCCATCGCACGTCACGCGATTGGCCGAAGATCTGGGTCTTTCGACACTCACCGCGACTGTTCTATTTCATCGAGGGTTTTCAGAAGTCGAGTTGGCTCGTCAATGGTTGACGCAGGACCGTATTTCTCTGCATGACCCTTTTCTGATGGCTGATATGGGAAGAGCTGTGGATCGCCTCCACCATGCCATTGAAAGACAAGAAAAGATTTGTTGTTACGGTGATTATGATGTTGATGGGATATCGGCGACCAGTCTGTATTTGTCGTTTTTGCGTCCACTGGGGGCCGTCGTTGGATATTACATCCCAGACCGACAGCGTGAAGGCTATGGGCTGAATGAAGAAGCCGTCTGTCGGTTGGCTAAAGAAGGGGTTAAGGTCCTGGTCACGGTTGATTGTGGGACGAGTTGCCACAAGGAAGTGCGCCTGGCTCAGGAGCTTGGGCTGGATGTCATTATTACCGATCATCATCAAATTTTAGGCCCCCATCCTGAAGCCTTTGCCTTTTTGAACCCTCAGCGTGCCGACTGTCGGTATCCATTCAAGGGCTTGTGTTCTGGCGGGCTCGCGTTCAAAGTGGCTTCGTCGTACTGTTCACGGTATGTTGACGCTGACGTCGATGTCGCCGCGTTGTCCGATTTGGCAGCGTTAGCCACGTTGGCGGACATGGTTCCATTACAGGATGAAAATCGTGTGCTTGTTCGTCATGGGCTGAATCAAATGGGCGACAATGCGCGAACAGGAGTAGACGCGTTAAAAAAGTCTGCTGGAATTTCCGGCTCGGTGTCGGAAGGTATGGTGGCGTTTCGATTAGCGCCAATGATCAATGCGGCTGGCCGTTTGGCTCATGCTCGATTAGGTGTGGATCTGCTCACGAGCGAGTCGCCACAAGAGGCTCTTGCCGTGGCGCAGCAATTAGCGAACCTGAATAATCAACGCCGAGAGTTGGAGCAAGAGAGCGTCGAAGAAGCCATTGAGATGATCGATGAATCCGTGACACCTAGCGCTCTCGTCGTCGGGAGTCGTCGATGGCATGTGGGAGTGGTGGGAATCGTCGCGTCCAGGCTGGTGGAACGATTTGCCCGGCCAGCTATTGTCGTGGCGTTTAACGCACAGGGATTTGGGCGAGGTTCGGTCCGCAGTGTTCCTGGGTTGGATGTGTGTCAGCTCTTGACGCGATGTTCAGATCTCTTGGCAGGATTTGGAGGACATCCGGCCGCTGCCGGAATCCAAATCCAAGAGACCCAGTTCGAAGCATTTCAGGATCGGTTCTCTCAAATCACAAAAGTTTCCCTGGAAGATGGAGGCTTTACCCCTTCGTTAGACGTTGATGCTCCTGTCGCCCTTCAACAGATACAACCCAGACTTCTTCGGGAGTTTGAGCAACTTCAGCCCTTTGGCGTGGGTAACCCTGAGCCGGTGTTTTTAGGCCAACAGGTCACGGTATTGGAGCAACGTGTGCTCGGTAAGGATCATCTCAAGTTGATCGTTCGCCAAGGTCGTTCTGTTCCGTTTGAGTGTTTAGGGTTTCGGATGGGAGCCATCGAACCATTGCGACGGCTTGAGCGCCGAATGATTGATATGGTGTTTGTGCCCGAGATCAATCGTTGGAAGGGGCTGGATCGTATTCAACTACGAATTCGCGATATAAAAGTGAGAGGACAAGGACGGCATCTCGCATGTTGA
- a CDS encoding PCP reductase family protein — protein sequence MSSSDQNITDQEVVWTDDALKRLERAPFFLRGMVKRLAIKKAKELGYPQITVEILDQFKQQMMGQMGGEAGLSQAAQDIEQGQLPWTAEAKKRLETVPEFMRDMIKRIAADIAKERGHMEVNVELFEKVEALGDIQEQIGPPLEWTEDAVALLGKKIEDSPPMAKEFVSDMLKHDAEDLAREQGITLIDAESLLCLWEAPQSRVAWSDEAWKRLQTSPDFVRSGIRKAAERRARKLGLEEIDSEHLTVFRNEAMMKAVKRIRAFGYKELTFDAFDDALVKVKRLKGNDQAEHRLEEIRDYMKTKPDVGVLGEELMGRFRSYLKGEGKL from the coding sequence ATGAGTTCATCTGATCAAAACATCACTGACCAGGAAGTCGTCTGGACGGATGATGCGCTGAAGCGTCTGGAGCGTGCTCCATTCTTTTTGAGAGGTATGGTCAAGCGGTTGGCCATCAAAAAAGCCAAAGAACTTGGCTATCCTCAAATTACGGTCGAGATTCTCGATCAGTTTAAACAGCAGATGATGGGGCAGATGGGTGGCGAAGCGGGTCTCAGTCAGGCTGCTCAAGATATAGAACAGGGTCAACTTCCATGGACGGCTGAAGCGAAAAAACGGCTTGAAACAGTCCCCGAGTTTATGCGGGATATGATTAAGCGAATTGCGGCAGATATCGCAAAAGAACGTGGGCACATGGAAGTGAACGTCGAGCTCTTTGAGAAAGTAGAGGCTTTAGGCGATATACAGGAGCAGATTGGTCCCCCATTGGAATGGACCGAGGATGCGGTGGCGCTGTTGGGTAAAAAAATCGAGGATTCTCCCCCCATGGCTAAGGAGTTTGTCTCGGACATGTTGAAGCATGATGCCGAAGATCTGGCCCGAGAGCAAGGCATCACGCTCATTGACGCAGAGTCTTTGCTTTGTCTATGGGAAGCTCCGCAATCTCGAGTGGCATGGTCAGATGAGGCCTGGAAACGGCTTCAGACCTCGCCGGACTTTGTGCGAAGCGGCATTCGAAAAGCCGCGGAACGGCGAGCGCGAAAGCTAGGGCTTGAAGAAATCGACTCGGAACACCTCACCGTGTTTCGAAACGAAGCCATGATGAAAGCAGTGAAACGTATTCGCGCGTTCGGGTACAAAGAGCTGACGTTTGATGCGTTTGATGATGCGTTGGTGAAGGTCAAACGTTTGAAAGGGAATGACCAAGCCGAACACCGGTTAGAAGAAATTCGTGATTACATGAAGACCAAGCCAGACGTTGGCGTTCTCGGTGAAGAACTCATGGGACGCTTCCGTAGTTATCTCAAGGGTGAAGGCAAGCTTTAG
- a CDS encoding ribonuclease H family protein, with the protein MKKKYYAVRRGRQVGVFLTWPECQRQIAQFSGAEYQSFPTREEAEAYAFPDSSNIVEDSEDIQNTIDIWVDGSCIPRTDGSLRLGWAYLARKNGQEIHRDRGNDIPQSACHHRNVAGEIMAVRKAIEWCQTQPITNLRVHYDYQGLASWPTYAWKRNTPFTQEYAEMVRTSGMTIEWVKVKAHSGDLNNELVDQEAKKAALE; encoded by the coding sequence GTGAAAAAAAAATATTATGCCGTTCGACGGGGCCGTCAGGTTGGTGTCTTCCTGACATGGCCGGAATGTCAACGACAGATCGCCCAGTTCTCCGGGGCCGAATACCAATCATTCCCAACCAGGGAAGAAGCGGAAGCGTATGCTTTTCCCGATTCTTCAAACATTGTTGAAGACTCGGAGGATATTCAAAATACGATTGACATTTGGGTGGATGGATCGTGCATACCGCGCACTGACGGCTCACTACGTCTCGGATGGGCCTACCTTGCTCGTAAGAATGGACAGGAAATTCATCGTGATCGCGGAAATGACATCCCTCAGAGCGCCTGTCACCATCGAAACGTCGCTGGCGAAATCATGGCTGTTCGTAAGGCGATCGAATGGTGCCAAACTCAACCTATCACCAACCTCCGCGTTCATTATGATTACCAAGGACTAGCCAGCTGGCCAACCTACGCCTGGAAGAGGAATACTCCGTTCACTCAGGAGTATGCAGAAATGGTTCGAACGTCAGGGATGACCATAGAATGGGTTAAAGTTAAGGCGCACAGCGGAGATCTCAATAATGAACTCGTCGACCAAGAAGCGAAGAAAGCTGCCTTAGAGTGA
- a CDS encoding tetratricopeptide repeat protein, with amino-acid sequence MEDQINYQQRPWGSGEEWSTETHIRHKKKQWLFFNKDKVLVALVTSYPLGLNLEPYPVLRGTLSQLTPAREFFTNLDSLISETHSDTIKLYRTGDEKTTTQYLVRQNDDGEQDLMVAVIVLDPYETLLDGAQPEFLSPIKPVDNEPKTQHFLASQQFARGEIALFESCPGKKPDIAIDAYSLAIKFGLGDAKQVAEAHHRLGLALRDEGKLTEAREAIEESLTIQPYSPHVLNSLGIVLIQLKKPSQAITTFEKAITLQPNYARARFNLAQAYEQTNPRRAIDEYETYLALVQHIPEESTRAALAKDRLEKLK; translated from the coding sequence TTGGAAGATCAAATAAATTATCAGCAAAGACCATGGGGAAGCGGAGAAGAATGGTCCACCGAAACTCACATTCGACACAAGAAGAAACAGTGGCTGTTTTTTAACAAGGATAAGGTCTTGGTCGCCCTGGTTACAAGCTATCCTTTAGGGTTGAACCTCGAACCATACCCCGTTTTGCGAGGCACTCTATCTCAATTAACCCCGGCACGCGAATTCTTCACGAATCTTGATTCCCTCATCAGTGAGACACATTCTGATACGATCAAACTATACCGGACAGGTGATGAAAAAACGACGACCCAATACCTCGTCCGGCAAAACGACGATGGCGAGCAGGACTTGATGGTCGCTGTCATCGTCCTGGACCCCTATGAAACGCTACTTGACGGAGCACAGCCAGAATTTTTATCTCCTATAAAACCAGTCGACAATGAACCGAAGACTCAACACTTTCTCGCATCTCAACAATTTGCTAGAGGCGAAATCGCCCTCTTTGAATCTTGTCCTGGCAAAAAGCCTGATATCGCGATAGACGCCTACAGTCTAGCCATCAAATTTGGCCTCGGCGATGCCAAACAAGTCGCTGAAGCCCATCATCGCCTGGGGCTTGCCTTGCGGGATGAAGGAAAACTGACAGAAGCACGGGAAGCCATCGAAGAATCATTAACGATCCAACCCTATTCGCCTCATGTATTAAATAGTCTGGGCATCGTCCTCATACAATTGAAAAAACCTTCGCAAGCGATTACGACGTTCGAAAAAGCCATCACCTTACAACCCAACTACGCGCGAGCACGGTTTAACTTGGCGCAGGCCTATGAACAGACCAATCCTCGTCGGGCCATCGATGAGTATGAAACCTATCTCGCTCTCGTCCAACATATCCCCGAAGAATCCACTCGCGCCGCGCTCGCCAAAGACCGTCTTGAGAAATTGAAGTGA
- a CDS encoding ubiquitin-like protein Pup, whose protein sequence is MEKQERQHDNRQSDSAKEADDIQANPKVVETGEKLKEEIDELVDEIDQVLEENAAEFVKNYVQKGGQ, encoded by the coding sequence ATGGAAAAGCAAGAACGTCAGCACGATAACAGACAGTCAGATTCTGCCAAGGAAGCCGACGATATTCAGGCGAATCCCAAGGTCGTTGAGACTGGGGAAAAGCTCAAAGAAGAAATCGATGAATTGGTTGACGAGATTGACCAAGTGCTCGAAGAAAATGCCGCAGAATTCGTGAAAAATTATGTGCAAAAAGGAGGTCAGTAA
- a CDS encoding integration host factor subunit beta, with product MTKAHLIERLSEQAPTLSHRQAELVVNTLFDSIRDSLKNGEKTEIRGFGSFRLRVRQTKEGRNPKTGETVEVPEKRMPFFKAGKEIKELLNQ from the coding sequence ATGACAAAAGCTCACCTGATTGAAAGGTTAAGTGAGCAGGCTCCCACGCTTAGCCATCGACAAGCGGAGCTTGTGGTCAATACCCTGTTTGATTCCATTCGGGATTCGTTGAAAAATGGTGAAAAAACTGAAATACGCGGGTTCGGTAGCTTCCGCCTGAGAGTTCGGCAAACGAAGGAAGGTCGTAATCCGAAGACCGGGGAAACGGTAGAAGTGCCGGAGAAGCGTATGCCATTCTTTAAAGCCGGGAAAGAAATCAAGGAATTATTAAACCAATAA